The following proteins are co-located in the Gossypium hirsutum isolate 1008001.06 chromosome A02, Gossypium_hirsutum_v2.1, whole genome shotgun sequence genome:
- the LOC107939150 gene encoding heat stress transcription factor A-5-like, giving the protein MDPTAPSASVVGGGCGGGGGGPAPFLIKTYDMVDDSSTDDIVSWSSNKKSFVVWNPPDFARLLLPTYFKHNNFSSFIRQLNTYGFRKIDPERWEFANEDFVKDQRHLLKNIHRRKPIHSHSNPQGSLIDHERAGYEEEIEKLSREKAALEADVLRSEQERSSLKHQVEELTQQADQMERRQETLFNFLEKALQDPAFAEHLFRRIESMDDVAAYNKKRRLPQIDQTKPVGDHSILDNKSCSTPEFGNVVHLDFSNKLRLELSSAVSEINLVSQSTQSSNEDEGSPQRRVSQGEPKDDNIRPQGLLFTPKTLDISDTGTSFTFNMDSSFSQRVSMNESPALHSLQQRLSSSEEPDSHISCQLNLTLASSSLQVNKSPILTRMSQPSWEIGKVSESRSNANSKDSDSRPFHSRRNMIDGETTLSSSKDGPNTNQEPTAAPVRVNDVFWEQFLTERPGSSDNEEASSNYRANPYEDQDDKRSGHGLARNTKNIEQLSL; this is encoded by the exons ATGGACCCAACTGCACCCTCCGCGTCGGTCGTCGGCGGCGGCTGTGGTGGTGGCGGAGGAGGGCCGGCACCTTTCCTTATAAAAACATACGACATGGTAGACGACTCATCGACCGACGACATCGTTTCATGGAGTTCTAACAAAAAGAGCTTTGTGGTTTGGAACCCTCCTGATTTTGCTCGCCTTTTGCTTCCCACTTATTTCAAGCAcaataatttctccagctttaTCAGGCAGCTTAATACCTAT GGGTTCCGGAAAATTGATCCCGAACGATGGGAATTTGCCAATGAAGATTTTGTGAAAGATCAAAGGCATCTTCTTAAGAATATTCATCGAAGAAAACCTATTCACAGCCATAGTAATCCACAGGGTTCTTTGATAGATCATGAAAGAGCTGGATAcgaagaagaaattgaaaagcTTTCACGTGAGAAAGCTGCACTTGAGGCTGATGTTTTGAGGTCTGAACAAGAGCGGTCATCTTTGAAGCATCAGGTGGAAGAGCTGACACAACAAGCTGATCAAATGGAGCGTAGGCAAGAGACTTTGTTTAACTTCTTAGAAAAGGCTTTACAAGACCCTGCTTTCGCCGAACATCTTTTTCGTAGAATTGAATCTATGGATGATGTTGCTGCATATAATAAGAAAAGGAGACTGCCTCAAATTGATCAAACCAAGCCAGTTGGTGACCATAGTATTTTGGACAACAAAAGTTGTTCTACACCCGAGTTTGGAAATGTTGTCCACCTCGATTTCTCGAACAAGCTTAGACTAGAATTGTCATCAGCTGTTTCGGAGATTAACTTGGTTTCTCAAAGCACGCAAAGTTCTAACGAAGATGAAGGAAGTCCACAGAGAAGGGTTTCTCAAGGAGAACCAAAAGATGATAATATCAGACCGCAGGGGCTTTTATTCACACCCAAAACATTAGACATTTCAGATACAGGCACATCTTTTACATTCAACATGGATTCATCTTTCTCTCAAAGAGTATCAATGAACGAAAGCCCGGCACTGCATTCACTGCAACAGAGATTAAGTTCCAGTGAAGAACCTGATAGTCATATTTCCTGTCAATTAAATCTAACTCTGGCATCTTCTTCATTGCAAGTCAATAAAAGTCCGATCTTAACTAGGATGTCCCAACCAAGTTGGGAAATCGGAAAAGTCTCCGAGTCAAGGTCTAATGCCAACAGTAAAGACTCTGATTCTAGACCTTTCCATAGCAGAAGAAACATGATTGATGGGGAAACAACATTATCGTCATCGAAAGATGGCCCTAACACAAATCAAGAGCCTACCGCTGCTCCGGTTAGAGTAAACGATGTATTCTGGGAACAGTTCCTCACTGAGAGACCAGGTTCCTCTGACAATGAAGAGGCCAGTTCCAATTATCGAGCAAATCCATACGAAGATCAAGATGACAAAAGGTCAGGCCATGGACTAGCAAGGAATACCAAGAACATTGAGCAGCTTAGTCTTTAG
- the LOC107939150 gene encoding heat stress transcription factor A-5-like isoform X1: MSSAVIHKGFRKIDPERWEFANEDFVKDQRHLLKNIHRRKPIHSHSNPQGSLIDHERAGYEEEIEKLSREKAALEADVLRSEQERSSLKHQVEELTQQADQMERRQETLFNFLEKALQDPAFAEHLFRRIESMDDVAAYNKKRRLPQIDQTKPVGDHSILDNKSCSTPEFGNVVHLDFSNKLRLELSSAVSEINLVSQSTQSSNEDEGSPQRRVSQGEPKDDNIRPQGLLFTPKTLDISDTGTSFTFNMDSSFSQRVSMNESPALHSLQQRLSSSEEPDSHISCQLNLTLASSSLQVNKSPILTRMSQPSWEIGKVSESRSNANSKDSDSRPFHSRRNMIDGETTLSSSKDGPNTNQEPTAAPVRVNDVFWEQFLTERPGSSDNEEASSNYRANPYEDQDDKRSGHGLARNTKNIEQLSL, encoded by the exons ATGTCTTCTGCTGTGATTCATAAG GGGTTCCGGAAAATTGATCCCGAACGATGGGAATTTGCCAATGAAGATTTTGTGAAAGATCAAAGGCATCTTCTTAAGAATATTCATCGAAGAAAACCTATTCACAGCCATAGTAATCCACAGGGTTCTTTGATAGATCATGAAAGAGCTGGATAcgaagaagaaattgaaaagcTTTCACGTGAGAAAGCTGCACTTGAGGCTGATGTTTTGAGGTCTGAACAAGAGCGGTCATCTTTGAAGCATCAGGTGGAAGAGCTGACACAACAAGCTGATCAAATGGAGCGTAGGCAAGAGACTTTGTTTAACTTCTTAGAAAAGGCTTTACAAGACCCTGCTTTCGCCGAACATCTTTTTCGTAGAATTGAATCTATGGATGATGTTGCTGCATATAATAAGAAAAGGAGACTGCCTCAAATTGATCAAACCAAGCCAGTTGGTGACCATAGTATTTTGGACAACAAAAGTTGTTCTACACCCGAGTTTGGAAATGTTGTCCACCTCGATTTCTCGAACAAGCTTAGACTAGAATTGTCATCAGCTGTTTCGGAGATTAACTTGGTTTCTCAAAGCACGCAAAGTTCTAACGAAGATGAAGGAAGTCCACAGAGAAGGGTTTCTCAAGGAGAACCAAAAGATGATAATATCAGACCGCAGGGGCTTTTATTCACACCCAAAACATTAGACATTTCAGATACAGGCACATCTTTTACATTCAACATGGATTCATCTTTCTCTCAAAGAGTATCAATGAACGAAAGCCCGGCACTGCATTCACTGCAACAGAGATTAAGTTCCAGTGAAGAACCTGATAGTCATATTTCCTGTCAATTAAATCTAACTCTGGCATCTTCTTCATTGCAAGTCAATAAAAGTCCGATCTTAACTAGGATGTCCCAACCAAGTTGGGAAATCGGAAAAGTCTCCGAGTCAAGGTCTAATGCCAACAGTAAAGACTCTGATTCTAGACCTTTCCATAGCAGAAGAAACATGATTGATGGGGAAACAACATTATCGTCATCGAAAGATGGCCCTAACACAAATCAAGAGCCTACCGCTGCTCCGGTTAGAGTAAACGATGTATTCTGGGAACAGTTCCTCACTGAGAGACCAGGTTCCTCTGACAATGAAGAGGCCAGTTCCAATTATCGAGCAAATCCATACGAAGATCAAGATGACAAAAGGTCAGGCCATGGACTAGCAAGGAATACCAAGAACATTGAGCAGCTTAGTCTTTAG